A stretch of the Ananas comosus cultivar F153 linkage group 14, ASM154086v1, whole genome shotgun sequence genome encodes the following:
- the LOC109720252 gene encoding calmodulin-binding receptor-like cytoplasmic kinase 3 encodes MALILLSLVILLQSPRILVSGSVQSLAKVCGDDQVVYWEDSDGYHLSLNQSRIEDPVLACEMLKSYLVDGCFLCDSQSSKEWLRISKKYCGGNFDLFHHEDCKPNSAGFHQKVSRKLLLRVPVNASNLKYPSEISDSKRDVQDHNVSSESDDNSLAVPGMILLCVGFLCPCFRPRKRDTGDHNVISSQLNPVDSVSSVEVSSSSERTVAGSLRVPPSPSRFSMSPQLSRIGSVHLTIHQIFKATQNFSPAFKLGEGGFGTVYRAVLPDGQEVAIKRAKKEQFPASRDEFSNEVELLSKIDHRNLVRLLGFVDKGNERIIITEFVPNGTLREHLDVQRGKILDFNQRLEIAIDVAHALTYLHLYAEKTIIHRDVKSSNILLTDNYRAKVSDFGFARSGPTDTEKTHISTKVKGTAGYLDPEYLRTYQLTPKSDVFSFGILLVEIISGRRPVELKRSPDERITIRWAFKKFSEGKVREIVDPLLEEAVDEEIVGKMLNLAFQCAAPTRSDRPDMKEVGEQLWEIRRGYRKSLRT; translated from the exons ATGGCTCTAATCCTTTTGAGTCTAGTGATTTTGTTGCAATCGCCTCGGATTTTGGTTTCTGGATCGGTTCAGAGCCTCGCAAAGGTTTGTGGGGATGATCAGGTTGTTTACTGGGAAGATTCTGATGGGTACCATCTTTCCCTCAATCAGAGTAGGATTGAGGATCCTGTTCTTGCTTGTGAGATGCTAAAATCCTATTTGGTGGATGGTTGCTTCCTCTGCGACTCGCAATCATCCAAAGAATGGTTAAGGATCAGTAAAAAGTATTGCGGTGGCAACTTTGATTTGTTTCACCATGAGGATTGCAAGCCTAATTCTG CGGGTTTTCATCAAAAGGTGTCGAGGAAACTTTTACTGCGAGTGCCAGTAAATGCCTCAAACCTAAAATACCCTAGCGAGATAAGTGATTCAAAGAGAGATGTGCAAGATCATAATGTTTCCTCAGAATCAGATGATAACTCTCTGGCCGTACCAGGAATGATCCTTTTATGTGTTGGTTTTCTCTGTCCATGCTTTCGCCCAAGAAAGAGAGATACAGGCGACCATAATGTTATCTCCAGTCAGCTGAATCCAG TGGATTCTGTTTCATCCGTTGAAGTAAGCTCGTCGTCGGAAAGGACTGTGGCAGGCTCACTAAGAGTCCCTCCGAGTCCATCTAGATTTTCAATGTCCCCACAGCTGAGTAGAATTGGATCGGTACATCTCACCATCCATCAGATTTTTAAGGCTACGCAGAACTTTTCACCTGCCTTTAAGTTAGGTGAAGGAGGATTTGGAACCGTTTACAGGGCTGTTTTGCCAGATGGCCAAGAAGTTGCTATTAAGCGAGCAAAGAAG GAACAATTTCCAGCTTCTCGAGATGAATTCAGTAATGAAGTTGAGCTGCTTTCAAAAATTGATCATAGGAACTTAGTGAGATTACTAGGTTTTGTCGATAAAGGAAATGAGCGCATTATCATAACCGAGTTTGTTCCAAATGGTACTCTTAGAGAGCACTTGGATG TTCAACGGGGGAAGATCCTAGATTTCAACCAACGGCTGGAAATAGCTATTGATGTTGCTCATGCACTGACCTATCTCCATCTTTACGCAG AAAAGACAATAATTCATCGAGATGTGAAGTCATCCAACATTCTTCTTACTGATAATTACAGAGCCAAAGTGTCCGACTTTGGTTTTGCAAGAAGTGGCCCTACTGACACGGAGAAGACTCATATCTCGACCAAAGTCAAAGGAACAGCAGGATACCTCGATCCGGAATACCTGAGGACCTATCAGCTTACGCCAAAGAGCGACGTGTTTTCCTTTGGTATTCTCCTTGTTGAAATAATTTCTGGGCGCCGTCCCGTTGAACTAAAGAGAAGTCCTGATGAGAGGATCACTATTAGATGG GCTTTCAAGAAGTTCAGCGAAGGCAAGGTGCGAGAAATAGTAGATCCTTTGCTAGAGGAAGCAGTAGACGAAGAGATTGTCGGTAAGATGCTTAATCTGGCGTTTCAATGTGCAGCGCCGACTCGTAGCGACCGACCCGACATGAAAGAAGTTGGAGAACAGCTATGGGAGATAAGAAGGGGATACAGAAAGAGCCTTCGAACATGA
- the LOC109720436 gene encoding putative chloride channel-like protein CLC-g — protein MAGDEDDEQSSSLTESLLQHNSIHLRRSSPNNTSQFAIIGSNSCPIESLDYELIENDLFNQDWRSRGRAIKLRYVFLKWTFCLLIGIIVGAIGFFNNLAVENIVGLKLVAVSNLMDEHKYWTAFGVFATSNLVLLLFASAITAFVSPAAGGSGIPEVRAYLNGVDAPDIFSLRTLAVKIIGTITAVSSSLHVGKAGPMVHTGACVAAFFGLGGSRKYRLTCKWLRFFKNDRDRRDLVTIGASAGVAAAFRAPVGGVLFALESLASWWRSALIWRSFFTTAVVAVVLRFFIDICNSGHCGLFGKGGLIMYDVTSDTMTYHLADLPPVILLGVIGGVLGCYYNFLMSKVLQMYSLINERGPIHKLLLAAVVSIITSVCLFGLPWLAACRPCPSMMNGDCPSSNRFKRFQCAPNHYNDLASLFFNTNDDAIRNLYTTGTNDIYHPLTMVIFFISSYILGILSYGVVSPFGLFVPIILTGATYGRLVAVLLGSHSNLDHGLVAILGSASFLGGTLRMTVSVCVIIVELTNNLLLLPLVMLVLLISKTVADSFNHNIYDIILQLKGLPYLEGHAEPYMRQLTAGDVVTGPLRIFNGVEKVGNIVHILKTTGHHAFPVIDEPPFSPSPILYGLILRAHLLVVLKKKDFLPTCTRLGEKALKKFVADDFDKRGSGKQDSINDIDFTPEEMEMFIDLHPFSNTSPYTVVETMSLAKALMLFREVGLRHLLVVPKSSDREPVVGILTRHDFMPEHILGLHPYLMSSRWKRLRWRPSTLSKYLRSFVLWLAHRT, from the exons ATGGCGGGGGACGAAGACGACGAGCAGAGCTCGTCGCTAACGGAGTCCCTGTTGCAACACAACTCCATCCACCTCCGCCGTAGCTCCCCCAACAACACCTCCCAATTCGCCATCATCGGCTCCAATTCTTGCCCCATCGAGAGCCTCGATTACGA GTTGATCGAGAACGACCTCTTCAATCAGGATTGGAGGAGCAGGGGACGCGCCATCAAGTTGAGATACGTTTTCCTCAAGTGGACCTTTTGTTTGCTCATAGGGATTATCGTTGGTGCGATTGGGTTCTTCAATAACCTCGCTGTTGAGAATATCGTGGGGCTCAAGCTCGTCGCGGTGTCGAATTTGATGGATGAACATAA GTATTGGACTGCGTTCGGCGTGTTCGCCACTTCGAATTTGGTTCTTTTGTTGTTCGCATCAGCGATTACGGCTTTCGTGTCCCCGGCCGCCGGAGGATCCGGGATTCCGGAGGTTAGGGCTTATTTGAACGGTGTCGATGCACCCGATATCTTCTCTCTGCGGACTCTTGCTGTAAAG ATTATAGGTACCATCACTGCTGTATCATCATCCCTCCATGTGGGCAAGGCTGGCCCCATGGTGCACACCGGTGCTTGTGTCGCAGCTTTTTTCGGGCTGGGCGGGTCTCGTAAATACCGCCTCACATGCAAATGGTTGCGGTTCTTCAAGAACGATAGAGATAGACGCGACCTTGTGACGATCGGAGCTAGTGCTGGAGTTGCAGCTGCTTTTCGAGCCCCAGTCGGTGGTGTTTTATTCGCTCTTGAATCACTAGCATCATG GTGGCGAAGCGCACTGATTTGGAGATCGTTCTTCACGACTGCAGTAGTTGCTGTCGTGCTTCGGTTCTTCATTGATATTTGCAACAGCGGACACTGCGGTTTATTTGGGAAAGGTGGACTTATAATGTATGATGTTACCTCAGATACTATGACTTACCACCTTGCAGATTTACCTCCGGTGATCCTTCTTGGAGTTATTGGGGGAGTACTGGGATGTTACTACAATTTCCTCATGTCAAAAGTTCTCCAAATGTATAGTTTGATTAATGA GAGGGGCCCCATACACAAACTGCTCCTCGCTGCCGTTGTCTCCATTATCACTTCGGTTTGTCTATTTGGTCTCCCTTGGTTAGCGGCCTGCCGACCTTGCCCCTCTATGATGAATGGAGATTGCCCGTCCTCCAACCGGTTCAAAAGATTCCAATGCGCTCCCAATCACTACAATGACCTAGCTAGCTTATTCTTCAACACCAACGACGACGCAATAAGGAATCTCTACACCACCGGCACAAACGATATCTACCACCCACTCACTATGGTGATATTCTTCATTTCCTCTTACATTCTTGGCATATTGAGCTATGGAGTGGTGTCGCCCTTCGGCCTATTTGTACCAATCATTCTGACCGGTGCGACCTATGGACGCTTAGTTGCAGTGCTATTGGGCTCGCACTCAAATCTCGATCACGGCCTTGTTGCCATTCTTGGGTCAGCTTCCTTCTTAGGTGGAACATTAAGAATGACTGTCTCAGTTTGCGTGATCATCGTAGAACTAACCAACAATCTGTTGCTTCTTCCTTTGGTCATGTTGGTTCTCCTCATCTCTAAAACCGTGGCGGACTCCTTCAATCACAATATCTACGACATTATTCTACAGTTGAAGGGTCTTCCTTATCTCGAAGGCCATGCAGAGCCTTACATGAGGCAGCTTACGGCCGGGGACGTTGTCACAGGACCATTGCGAATCTTTAATGGAGTTGAGAAAGTCGGTAACATTGTCCATATTTTAAAGACGACAGGGCATCATGCATTTCCGGTAATAGACGAGCCGCCGTTTTCACCTTCTCCAATATTGTATGGCTTAATTCTTCGAGCACACCTTCTAGTTGTGTTAAAGAAGAAGGATTTCCTTCCAACTTGTACACGGTTGGGGGAGAAGGCGTTGAAGAAGTTTGTGGCTGATGATTTTGACAAGCGTGGATCGGGCAAACAGGATAGTATTAATGACATAGATTTCACGCCCGAAGAGATGGAGATGTTCATTGATTTGCATCCCTTTAGTAACACTTCACCTTATACAGTGGTGGAGACAATGTCACTGGCCAAAGCTTTGATGCTTTTCCGAGAAGTTGGGTTGAGGCATCTCCTGGTTGTGCCAAAGTCCTCTGAC AGAGAACCAGTAGTTGGGATATTGACAAGGCATGACTTTATGCCTGAACACATACTGGGGTTGCATCCCTACTTGATGAGCAGCAGATGGAAACGACTACGATGGCGACCGTCTACTCTGTCCAAGTACTTGAGATCGTTCGTTCTGTGGCTTGCTCATAGAACCTAA
- the LOC109720254 gene encoding peroxidase 40-like: protein MTLVLTLLACVIHALNLANKSDASNKTCFGGIDGSIRFDIYQTTCPQAEDIIFAGVEEAVANDPRMAASLLRLHFHDCFVDGCDASVLLDDTPNFVGEKTAGPNLNSLRGFEVIDSIKAELELACPETVSCADVLAIVARDSVVLSGGPTWQVEVGRKDSRSANRQAANTNIPAPTSDVATLIGKFQNLGLSSKDMVALSGAHTIGKARCSSFSSRLNGLVGSSDASMGDRDFLQSLQQLCASSNNTLADLDLSTPATFDNQYYVNLISADGLLQSDQALTSAGSGDVAALVEAYAIDPELFFEDFKASMVRMGRLAMSGGGEVRRSCRVVN, encoded by the exons ATGACATTAGTGCTCACTCTCCTAGCTTGTGTTATCCATGCTCTTAACTTAGCCAACAAGTCCGATGCATCGAACAAAACTTGTTTCGGCGGTATTGATGGATCCATACGATTTGACATCTACCAAACTACTTGCCCTCAAGCCGAAGATATCATCTTCGCGGGGGTCGAAGAGGCCGTCGCGAACGACCCGCGCATGGCTgcctccctcctccgcctccacttcCACGACTGCTTCGTCGAT GGCTGTGATGCTTCGGTGCTCCTCGATGATACGCCTAATTTTGTGGGGGAGAAAACTGCTGGACCCAACCTGAACTCCCTCAGGGGATTCGAAGTGATCGATTCGATTAAGgccgagctcgagctggctTGCCCTGAGACTGTTTCGTGTGCCGACGTTCTGGCGATTGTGGCTCGAGATTCGGTTGTCTTG TCGGGAGGGCCCACGTGGCAGGTGGAGGTAGGGCGGAAGGACAGCAGAAGTGCGAACCGCCAAGCAGCGAACACGAACATCCCGGCCCCGACGTCCGACGTGGCCACCCTCATCGGAAAGTTCCAGAACCTCGGCCTCTCCTCCAAGGACATGGTCGCTCTCTCCG GGGCTCACACCATCGGCAAGGCCCGTTGTTCTTCCTTCAGCTCCCGCCTCAATGGCCTCGTAGGCAGCTCCGATGCCTCCATGGGTGACCGCGACTTCCTACAGTCGCTGCAGCAGCTCTGCGCCAGCTCGAACAACACTCTCGCCGACCTCGACCTCTCGACGCCCGCCACATTCGATAACCAGTACTACGTCAACCTGATCTCCGCCGACGGGCTCCTGCAGTCCGACCAGGCGCTCACGTCCGCTGGCTCCGGCGATGTCGCTGCACTTGTCGAGGCCTACGCGATCGACCCGGAGCTCTTCTTCGAGGACTTTAAGGCCTCCATGGTGCGCATGGGCCGGCTCGCAATGTCGGGCGGCGGCGAGGTTCGGAGGAGCTGCAGAGTTGTGAATTAG